TTGTGAGGGGGGAGTGTGTATTGTTTCCCTGTCCTCCTTCTGTCTTGGGTTAAGCGATAGCCCAACCCAAGCTACGAGGGGGAACCTACTACGTTCTTTGTCCCCTTTCTCCTGTAACAGTTCTTGATGGGTTTGTCTGAGTTTAGCCTGATTGATAATGATAGCGAGCTTGTAAAAAATAAACCTTATTTCCTGTGACTTTATAAACCAAACGATGCTCTAAGTCGATCCGTCGTGACCAAGTGTCGGCAGCAATATACTTAAGAGGTTCGGGTTTACCCAATCCTGTAAACGGATCGCCATCCAAAATATCTGCCACTAAGTCTAAAATTTTATCGCCTTTTTTCGGTTCGTTCCGATACCACCAAGCTAGATCTGCTTTGAAATCAGGACTAAAAACGGGCAAATAACCATGAATAGGATTTTTTTTAGGTTTATCTGGCTTATTTTCTCTTTTACGACTCAATTCCTAACTCCTCTTTCAATTCAGCTAATGTTTGAGGAGTTGCATCTTCTGTCTGGGTCCATGCTAAAGAGCGAAATAAGCGTTGGGCATTTTCTGGCGATCGCAATAAATAAACACACTCTAATAAACTGGAAAGCTCATCTTCAGCAATTAAGGCGACATTTTTCTGATTGCGACGCTTAATGACGATAATTTGCGATTCGTCACACACCTGATCTAAGATACTGGCTAAATTCATTCTCGCCTGAGAGTAAGTGGTTTCTTTGCTTAACATGATTTTTAGGGGAGACTTGTACAACCTTATTGTACACTTTAAAGCTCTTGAAGTCCCCAAAAACCCCAAAATCTGAGTCGCTCGTTAGGGAGAAAAATGTAAAGATTTATTAAATTGTAGCTTAGGATACAGTTGGGGGGGAGTGTGTATGCTTGTTTTTAGTTTTTTCAAGCCAAAATACATTTTTTAAGAGGAATTTAGCCATGACATTGGCAAAACTTGTCAAAAACTCCGTGGGAGGGGGCGCAATACTTATCAGTCTGGCGGTAACTGGGAATGCACAGGCTGCTATATTGTCCTATGGCGGTGCTGGCGCAACTCAGGGCTTTAACCCTGGCACTCTCAACATTGGTCGCCAATTTACCGTCACCGGGTCGGGCATCACTGTCATAGACTTGGGCGTTTTCGACTTGGGCGGGAATGGCTTGGTAGACTCACATGATGTAACCCTGTTTAAAATCAACTCAGGTGCAGGGGCAGCGAACGCCAATGTCTCAGCCATCAATGGCGGTTCGGTCAATATCGCCAGCGGCACTGGTGCTTCACTAGAAAGTTCCTTTCGCTTTAAATCCCTTACCAACGCCATCTATTTAGCACCGGGCGATTACTCGGTAATTGCATACGGCCTGAATAAAAGTCGCGATGCCTATGGTGAAGGTGGGCAGCTTCCTGCGGGGGGCAACGTCAGCAATATTGGCTTTACTCCTTTTGAGTTTGTCACTGCCAGTAGCCCTGCTTATCCTAGCGCAGGCGATACTAATACCGCCTTGTCTAGCGCATCTTTTCGTTACAACTTAGGCAACACTACCTCTACCTCTGTTCCCGAACCCTCCTCCATCCTCAGCCTCCTCGCTCTCGGCACTCTCGGCGCAGCTTCAACCCTGAAGCGTAAACTAAAACCCTCCCAATCCACCGAAAAAGAAACCACAAAAGTAGGCTAAATTGCCTCTAAAAATACCATAAATACCCCTTCATTCAATCTTGAGGGGGTTTATTTTTTTCTTCATCAACAATCTGTAAAACACTGCTGTATAAAGGTGCAGCCACCCAAAATCCTGCTTGATCAATCAAAGCGTCTAGTAGGGGTTTCACCTCAGAGATTAACCCTCGATTCTTCGCCTCAACTAAAATGCCCAGAATTCCTGTGTATCGAAGATTAAGTCTAGCAGCAATTCTACGACCACGACGCTCATCAATCAAAACTTGATCTGCTCCCAACTCAAGTGCTAAAGCAATAGCCTCAGCTTCTCCCTTATCTAGTTCATCTGCAAGAGCTTCAATCACTGTGCGGTTAGTTACCGTTCGAGTTTGAATCCAATCTAAGGTTTGGACTTCTATTGAACCTGCTACCGGAAAATCAGGCTCAGTTAATTCTCGATAAACTGCTTCAGGAATAAAAACTATTTCGTAAAGTTGTTGTAGCAGATGAAGTTGATTAATGGCGGCAAGATTGTTGATAGGGGATGTATCACTGACAACAATCACAATCTTCCCATCTCCCGCAAGTTCTTAATATCCTGTTCAAAATCTTCGACATCGTAGTGTACCGGAATTTGACGACTTGCAAGTAGGTGTTGAAAAGCAATACGATTCATTCCTGCAAATCGACTCGCTTGAGCAAGGGTGAGCTTCTCTTTTTGAAAGAGCATGACCGCAATTTCCTGCCTCATCTCAGCTTCAGTCATGCGTGTGGCACTGAGAATTTCATCGGAGATATCAATACTCATAGCTATAACCCTATCTATCCCTTCCTATTGGAATAATATCATAACCCCGTTCATTTAGTCAGTTGAGGGGGTTTATTTTTTGCGTCTTTTCCTCTTACACATTTTACACATTAAGAATCGGTTTTATGCTATTGAGTTACCAAAGCCAATAGAAGAGGCTTTATTATCAGTTGCCAACTAAAACCGTCCCAATCCACCGAAAAAGAAACCACAAAAGTAGGCTAAATTGCGTCTAAAAATACCATAAATGCCCCTTCAATCAATCTTGAGGGGGTTTTATTGTATAATTGAGGGATGAGTAAACTAGATCAACTTACGCAATCTTGAGCTATAATCGGCAATGAGGTCGAATCCGAACAACGATCAGAAAAAACTCCTGATTGCTGAACTTAAAAAAGCAGCAATCAAACATACCCCAGAAAATATTATCATAATTACTCAAGATACTAGCGGGAAAATTGTTTTTCTAGAAACTGGAAAAGCAGGTGACAAAGGTTCTGGATTGCTGCATATTCTAGAAAATCATCGAGAAGATTTTCTCCAGAGAGGTATTACTGAAGAACAAATTCCCGATTTAATTGTAACAGCTATTAGTGAGGGAAAAATTATTGGCATACAAGGAAAAAGTCGCATAATTTATCAAGTAGAAATCAATGGAATTATTCAGTATGTTTCTCTAGAAATTAGTCATAATGGTTACTTAGTGAGTGCTAATCCAACTCCAACTCGATTAATTAACAAACTTATTCAGGAATGATAGTTATGGCAATCAGAATCAAACTTTGGGCAGATTATGGAAGTTACCCACTTTGGGGA
This Microcystis wesenbergii NRERC-220 DNA region includes the following protein-coding sequences:
- a CDS encoding Txe/YoeB family addiction module toxin, with the protein product MSRKRENKPDKPKKNPIHGYLPVFSPDFKADLAWWYRNEPKKGDKILDLVADILDGDPFTGLGKPEPLKYIAADTWSRRIDLEHRLVYKVTGNKVYFLQARYHYQSG
- a CDS encoding type II toxin-antitoxin system Phd/YefM family antitoxin, encoding MLSKETTYSQARMNLASILDQVCDESQIIVIKRRNQKNVALIAEDELSSLLECVYLLRSPENAQRLFRSLAWTQTEDATPQTLAELKEELGIES
- a CDS encoding PEP-CTERM sorting domain-containing protein, with product MTLAKLVKNSVGGGAILISLAVTGNAQAAILSYGGAGATQGFNPGTLNIGRQFTVTGSGITVIDLGVFDLGGNGLVDSHDVTLFKINSGAGAANANVSAINGGSVNIASGTGASLESSFRFKSLTNAIYLAPGDYSVIAYGLNKSRDAYGEGGQLPAGGNVSNIGFTPFEFVTASSPAYPSAGDTNTALSSASFRYNLGNTTSTSVPEPSSILSLLALGTLGAASTLKRKLKPSQSTEKETTKVG
- a CDS encoding DUF3368 domain-containing protein; its protein translation is MIVVSDTSPINNLAAINQLHLLQQLYEIVFIPEAVYRELTEPDFPVAGSIEVQTLDWIQTRTVTNRTVIEALADELDKGEAEAIALALELGADQVLIDERRGRRIAARLNLRYTGILGILVEAKNRGLISEVKPLLDALIDQAGFWVAAPLYSSVLQIVDEEKNKPPQD
- a CDS encoding UPF0175 family protein is translated as MSIDISDEILSATRMTEAEMRQEIAVMLFQKEKLTLAQASRFAGMNRIAFQHLLASRQIPVHYDVEDFEQDIKNLREMGRL